The genomic stretch AACGTGGCCGAGACACGGCGGTCGCAGGCCATGGCCTCGGTGTCGATGGGGACCGAGCCACCGAAACGCGGCAGGGTGGTGCGATAGGCGCGGATCAGGAAAATCGCCTCGATCAGATCACCGCGCGATTGTTTGATCGCCAGCGCGGCCAGATCGGGATCATAGAGCGACCCTTCGGCCATGACGCGGTTCACGGCCAGCTTCAACTGTTCGCGGATTTGCGGGACTGACAGTTCCTCGACCGACGCATCGCCGCGCCGTTCTTCGGCCAGCCATGCGTGGGCATTGTCAATCGCCCGCTCTCCGCCTTTGACGGCTACATACATCAGCTTACTTTCGTGGTTCGGGGCAGGGCGGCCACTTGGTCGCCTGCGGTCAGGAAGTGGTCCAGGCCCAGCGGGAACAGCTTGGTATTGGCCTGAAAGGCTGTGGTTTCGGGCAGGGACAGCATGGCGCTGTCCTTGATCCCCGGACCGCGCAGGGTCGCACCGGTGTTGCTCAGGGCGTCACATTCCACGATCAGCGTGGTGGACCGGTCGGGATATTCCGCCGTGCCGATGGGAAAGGGCAGGCCGCTGAGTTCGTCCCATGTGCCCGCGGCAAAGGCTGCATCCTCGGCCCCGCAAAACGGCGCGCCAGTGTGAAAGGTGATCCAGTCGCGCACCGCCTTTGTGTCGCGGGAGGGCGCCAGGAACACTGGCGTTTCGGGATCGCACAGCGTCAGCAACACGATCCCGGCCGCCCGAGACAGCGGTGCGGGCGGCGTGCCGCCGGTCACGGTTTCAATCCGCCCCGGCTGCGCCATCACCTGCATGATGTGGCGAAACGCGTGGGCGGCGTCGATCGCAGCATTGGCAAAACCGCCAGAGAGGGCATCGGCCTGCATCAGTCTTCTCCTCTGACCATGGTGAAAAACTCGACCTTGGTGGCCGCTGCCTTGGCGCTGCGGGTGGCGCGGGTCCGGGCCATCTGGTCCTGCAGCGGGTCCAGCACCGCAGCACGGATCGCACCGGCCTGATCGGTCTGCATCAGCGCATCAATCAACGCCGCCTGCGTCGCCTTGACCTTGTCACGCCCCTGCACATAACCGTGCCCGTCCTGCCCCGAGGCCAGTCGGACCGAGGCGCGGGTGACGGTGACTTCGCCAAGGTTAAAGGCACTGCCGACAGCCCCCGCACGCCCGCGCACCATCACGCTGCCCACTTCGGGGCTGCGCAAGACGGTGTGATCGGGGACCAGCGCGGCCCCTGTCCACAGCGCATCCAGATCCGCCGCGCGGCAGCGGGCGAGCAGGCCCAGCCAGGCTTTGCGGGCAGCGTTTGGGTCGGTCATTTCATTCATGTAGACACCTTGCCGATTTGTCTAGAGTCCTATACAACTAGACAAATAATCGCTGATTCCACTCCGCACCGCAATCCCCCCTTCTGTGAAGTTTTGGTGACACCCATGGCCCGCACCCCGATCTGGAAATCCATCGCCACCCATCTGCGCGACGAAATCGCCGCCGGTCAGTTCGCCCAGGGTGACAAGCTGCCGACCGAGGCGGCGCTGGCCGCGCGCTTTGGCGTCAACCGGCACACCGTGCGCCACGCGCTGGGCGCACTGGCCGAGGACGGCGTGGTCTATGCAAGGCGCGGCGCGGGCGTGTTCGTGACACAGGTGCCGACGGATTACCCCATCGGCAAGCGGGTGCGCTTTCACCAGAACCTGACGCTGGCGGGGCGGGTGCCGGCCAAGGAAATCCTGTCATTGGAGACCCGCACGGCGACGGCTGCGGATTGCAAGGCGCTGCGGCTGGAGGCGGGGGCCACGGTGCATGACTACGAAGGGTTGTCGCTGGCCGACGGCCAGCCCCTGGGGCTGGTGCGCAGCGTTTTTCCCGCCGAACGCTTTCCCAACCTGCCTGCCGATCTGCACGCATTGCGCTCGATCACCGCCGCCCTCAAACGCGGCGGCGTGGCGGATTACACCCGTGCCTCGACCCGGCTAAAGGCGAAACTGGCCACAGCAACCCAAGCCCTGCACCTGCGCATCAGTGAGGGCGCACCGGTGCTGCACGCGACCAGCATCAACGTGGATGTAGAGGGGGTGCCGGTGGAGTTCGGCAATACCTGGTTTGCGGGGGACCGGATCACGCTGACGCTGGAAGGGTGAGGGGGGGTATGGGGGGAGAGCGGTCGTTCTCTGCGCCAGGCTCCAAGACACGCTGTGCGGGACTTTGCTGCCTTTCGCTGCGCACAGGACGAACGGCAGTAATGCGCAGATACCGTTGAAAAAGGCTTAGTTCTGAGCTTGACGCCATGTGCTCCGCACTCGGCAATTCTTCACCTTCACGCCGGTTGATGGCGTTGGGGAACCAGTTTGGCGAGTTTTCGGAGGTTTTGGGCGGTGGCTGCAAGCAGGAATTCGTCCTTCGCGCCGTTTGGTCCTCTCAGACGCAAACGGTCGAGCCTTAGAATGCGCTTGAAGTGCGCGAACAGCATCTCGACTTTCTTCCTGGCGCAAGCGAAAGAGACATAGGTGTCAGTTTTGGCGATTTCGCGCGCCCGTTCACGTGCATCCTCGTGCATGTGTCGTGCTATCTTGCGCACGTCTTCACCTTAGGCGATTGATCGCGCTTCGCGTTTCTAAGTTTTTGCTGGCGCTTTTGGTGCATCGGGTCAGCGCCTTCACCCCGGCTTGTCTCAATGGCTTTCCATCGAGTGAACCCATACCTCCGCCTCTGGTTCATGCGGGGCCCGCGTTCCGTCCGTGATGGCACCAAGCCTCTTCGCCACAGCCTGTGAACGGGCATTCTCCCGGTCAATGTAGCTGTATAGCCGATCTAACCCCAACTCCTCACGGGCCCATTCTTTGACGGCCATTGCAGCTTCTGTTGCAAAGCCTTTTCCCTCCGCGCCTTCGAACAGATGCCATGCCAGTTCTACGTCCGGCCAGTTGGAATGCTTGATCAGGCCCACTCTGCCGACCGGGTGGCCCGTTTGCCGTTCAACGACGATAAAAAAGCCGAAGCCGTGCCAATGCCAGTGGCCAACTCCAGTCAGAAACCCGAACCAAGCCTGTTCCGCTGTGACCGTCTCGCCCTGAGCCGCCATCGACGGGGCACTGGTCATGAAGCGAGTAAACTCCGGTAGATCACTCCGTTCGGGTCCACGCAAAACCAACCGTTGGCTTGTCAGCACGGGGGCAGTCGTGAGATTTTTCATCGCAAGCCTTTTCGATCGCAGACCTGGGTTTCAGGCAAGTTCAGTATAGCGAGCGGTCGCGCTTAGTGGAAAGCCGCCATTCAAACACAACGCGGCATCCGGAACTTTGGGCTCATACCTGCCGTTCACCGTGATCTGCATAGAGGTTCGCTTGGCGCGGGAAGCGCCATTTGCAAGCTCTGTGAATGGACAAGACCCGCCGCAGATTTTTGCTGCGGTGCCACCCGCAGGAGCTGACGTTCGCCGCGAGTGCGGCATGTTGCCCGGTCGACCGGCGGCAGTGCTGACGAAGCTGCCGTTCACCAAGCCCGGAATCAAGGTGCGTAGCACCGCCGGCCTCTCGGTGTTCGCAAAGCGAACACCTGCCGGCAACACATTGCTTTGCAAAGTGTGAGAGGCAGCGCCCGACCGCCCGTCACGCCAGAGGCGTGCCTGATAGTATCGGCGCACCTTTGGTGCGACGGGCGGGCGCAAACCCACCCACCAAAGCCCGGAATCAAGTATCCGTCTTGGTCAAGGGTGTTTTGGTGTCCATTCTCTGTTTTCGCTTATGAGAGTGTTTGCGAGGATCAGGAGTTTTCGCATGAGGACGGCGAGCGCGACCTTGTGGGGTTTTCCGGCGGCTCTGAGGGCATCGTATTTCTGGCTCAGATCGGGGTTTCGCTTCATGGCGACGAGGGCGGGCATGAACAGGCTCTCGCGCAGGAGCCTGCGCCCGCCCTGGATGTGGGCCTTTCCGCTCCACTGACCGGACTGACACGTGATCGGCGCGAGACCTGCGAGCGCCGCGATCTGCTTTGACCCCAGAGTGCCGATCTCGGGGCATTCGCTGAGCAGCGCCCGTGCGGTGATGGCACCGATCCCGGGGATCGAGGTGAGAATGCCGATTGCCCTGGCGCGTTCCGGGCAATCGCGGTTTCGCCGTTCGATTTCGGCGTTAAGCCTGTCGATCTGGTGGTTGACCTGACGCAGGCGTGCCCGGGTCAGGCGGCGGGTCACGTCGAGCTGTTGCGTGCCAAGGCGGTTCATCAGCGCGGTACGATCCCGCACCAGCCCGGTGCGGGCGACATGCAACTCCTTGATTTCACGCTGTTTGGGGTCGGTTGGCTGGTCCGGAACCAGCTCCAGCGCGCGCCCCATGAGCGCGAGCATGCGGGCATCGACCGCGTCGGTCTTAGCGCGTGTGCCGTGGGCCTGCGCGAAGCGGCGGGCCTGCAGCGGGTTCACCTTGACGAGCGGCAGGCGGCCTGAGAAATGGCTCTCGAGGCGTCGGTGGTAGGGGCCGGTGGGCTCGAAGACCACGCGCTCCGGCGTTGTCTGCCCCAACCAGCGCTCGAAGGCGCGCAGGCCTGTCGCGGTATTGTCGAACCGGGCGTGGGTTGCGGTGCTGAGCCGGTGCGCGTCAAGATGCGCTTTCGAGATGTCGATGCCGATGGTATCGTTGATCATCTTCGTCATGTCCTTTGCTTGTCGTGCAGAGCCTGTGAGCTGCTGCGTATCCGTTCAGGCCTCATGCGAAGACGACGGGCGATCTCACTTGATTACGGTCCTCGAAGACCTGGCCGCAGACGATCCACCCGTCGCCGGTGCCTGCGATCCAAAAGGTGGCTGGCACCGGCTCCACCTTCGCAGAAGAGCCACGGAAAGTCTGAGACAAGGTGCGTAGCACCGCCGGGCAGCGCCCGACCGCCCCATGGGCGGGCGCTTTCTCACCGTATTGCGGTTTATCACCCACACGCCAAAGATTAGAAATAAAGTGGCGCCCACTGAGGTTCCGATGCCCACCCGCGGTCGGGCGCTGCCCTCAGTGGCAAGGTGACCTAGGGCTCATACCTTCCGTTCACCGCGCTTGCGCGAACGGCCGCTTCCGTTATTTGACCACTGGCTTGGAATAAATGGTTGGCTCGATTGGGGTTCCATCATTTTCCGCGGCATGACGCTGGAAGATTTTGACATCGGGAGGCAAGAGGGTCCCTGAGGGAGCCTCGGAAACGAAAATGTGCTTGCTGTTTTCCGGCCTGACGCTGATCCGGGTCGGATCGTCCAGCGTCCCGATGTATATTCCGATTTTGTCTGGCCACCTTTCGAAGGTCAGCGCCAACTTAGTGCCGCAATCTGAACAGAAGTGCGCATGAATGTCTTTGCCGCTTCCTTCAGAGGGTTGCGTAAAGACCGCAGGTGAGGCGGCAGTGAAGTTGAAGTGATGTCTTTCAAAAACTGGCTCGATCATTCGATCAGACCCGGTAGCGCGTTGGCAATACTTGCAATAGCATATGGTGATCCACAGCGGATCGCTACCTGTGTCGTAAGTCACCTTCCCGCACAGGCAGCTTCCAGTAAGTCCGGTCGACATTTTCTCTCAACCTTTTCAGTTTGTTATTTCGTTGGGTTCTTCTTGTTGATGGTGTGCCCCGCGTCTCTCAAGCAGCGAATTGCCTTGTCAGTATCTGTGGCCGGGATCAGCACATGCTCGCCGTCATATGTGCAGACAACAAAGACGCCGATATTATTGGAGGACAACGGCGCAATCAGAGATTGGAC from Pseudosulfitobacter sp. DSM 107133 encodes the following:
- a CDS encoding GFA family protein, encoding MIEPVFERHHFNFTAASPAVFTQPSEGSGKDIHAHFCSDCGTKLALTFERWPDKIGIYIGTLDDPTRISVRPENSKHIFVSEAPSGTLLPPDVKIFQRHAAENDGTPIEPTIYSKPVVK
- a CDS encoding IS110 family transposase; translated protein: MTKMINDTIGIDISKAHLDAHRLSTATHARFDNTATGLRAFERWLGQTTPERVVFEPTGPYHRRLESHFSGRLPLVKVNPLQARRFAQAHGTRAKTDAVDARMLALMGRALELVPDQPTDPKQREIKELHVARTGLVRDRTALMNRLGTQQLDVTRRLTRARLRQVNHQIDRLNAEIERRNRDCPERARAIGILTSIPGIGAITARALLSECPEIGTLGSKQIAALAGLAPITCQSGQWSGKAHIQGGRRLLRESLFMPALVAMKRNPDLSQKYDALRAAGKPHKVALAVLMRKLLILANTLISENREWTPKHP
- the phnG gene encoding phosphonate C-P lyase system protein PhnG; the protein is MNEMTDPNAARKAWLGLLARCRAADLDALWTGAALVPDHTVLRSPEVGSVMVRGRAGAVGSAFNLGEVTVTRASVRLASGQDGHGYVQGRDKVKATQAALIDALMQTDQAGAIRAAVLDPLQDQMARTRATRSAKAAATKVEFFTMVRGED
- the phnF gene encoding phosphonate metabolism transcriptional regulator PhnF, giving the protein MARTPIWKSIATHLRDEIAAGQFAQGDKLPTEAALAARFGVNRHTVRHALGALAEDGVVYARRGAGVFVTQVPTDYPIGKRVRFHQNLTLAGRVPAKEILSLETRTATAADCKALRLEAGATVHDYEGLSLADGQPLGLVRSVFPAERFPNLPADLHALRSITAALKRGGVADYTRASTRLKAKLATATQALHLRISEGAPVLHATSINVDVEGVPVEFGNTWFAGDRITLTLEG
- a CDS encoding GNAT family N-acetyltransferase, encoding MKNLTTAPVLTSQRLVLRGPERSDLPEFTRFMTSAPSMAAQGETVTAEQAWFGFLTGVGHWHWHGFGFFIVVERQTGHPVGRVGLIKHSNWPDVELAWHLFEGAEGKGFATEAAMAVKEWAREELGLDRLYSYIDRENARSQAVAKRLGAITDGTRAPHEPEAEVWVHSMESH
- the phnH gene encoding phosphonate C-P lyase system protein PhnH, whose product is MQADALSGGFANAAIDAAHAFRHIMQVMAQPGRIETVTGGTPPAPLSRAAGIVLLTLCDPETPVFLAPSRDTKAVRDWITFHTGAPFCGAEDAAFAAGTWDELSGLPFPIGTAEYPDRSTTLIVECDALSNTGATLRGPGIKDSAMLSLPETTAFQANTKLFPLGLDHFLTAGDQVAALPRTTKVS